CTGAAAACCCCATATTTTTTACAGCTTTTTAAGGTTTATTCTCTATTGGGTACTTTCCATTTCCATCCATTTTCATCAAAATCTAGTATTTCTTCCATTAAATCTAGTCTTGGTTCACTGCAACACTCTAAAGATGCGTTAGTTTTAAGGGTTTGTGAAATTTTATGTGATCATCGATGGACATGTAGCTCTGAATTGATTGATTTGAGCCCCAAATTAACCCCTTGTGTTGTTGAAAGAATCATCAATACCCATATGGATACTGGGTCAGTTTTACAGTTTTTTTATTGGGTTTCTAAAAGACCCTTTTATGAACATGATTTCAATTGTTGTTTTTCTATGCTAGACAGGCTTACTATAGATTGGAATCACAATGATGCCAATCATTTGATTATTTTGACTGTTAAAGCATGTAAGAATGCTGATGAGCTTATAAGGATTTTGGATTATTTGGTTGATATTAGCCGGAGGAGATTTAAGGTAACTTTGTATAGTTTTAATATGTTGTTGATTGCTTTGGGTAAGTTTGACATGGTTGGAACTGCCTTTGATGTGTATAAAGAGATCATATATAGAGGAATTAGCCCTAGCCTTTTGACATTGAATACTTTGATCAATATTTTTTGTAAGAAGGGAAAAGTTCATGATGCTGAGATTCTTTTAAGTAAGATATATCAGTATGGTATGTTGCCGGATGTTTTTACCTATACCTCGTTGATTCTCGGGCATTGTAGAAGCCATAATTTAGTTGGGGCCTTGGGGGCTTATAATGTGATGTTGGAACAGGGTTGTGAACCAAACTCTGTGACATTAAGTACTATGATTAATGGGCTTTGTAATGCTGGTAAGATAGATGAGGGTTTGAGGTTGCTTAGCGAGATGGTTGCGAAAGGGATTGAACCTACCGTCTATACCTACACCATTCCCATTGTCAAACTTTGTGAGAATGGTCGGTTTGAGGAAGCTTCTAGACTTTTTGGGATCTTATTGAAAAGAGGATGCCACACTAATGATCATACATATTCAGCTCTTATTAGTGGGTTATCTCGTGCAGGGAATGCAAAAGTCTCCATCGGATTATTCAACAGAATGTTGAGAGATCTCGTGGTTCCCAATACTGTTGCATGTAATGCATTGATCCATGGATTATGTGAGAGCGGAATGATTAAACAAgctttgaagatttttggctgGCTGAAAGCTTGTGGGTTTTTGTTAAATTCTCGAACTTACAATGAAATAATTAATGGGATGTGTTCAATAGGTTCTCTACAAGATGCAATGGTTCTGTTTGGTAATATGCAGCGGGCCGGTCCGCCGCCTACTGTGTCAACATATAACATACTTATTTATGGTTTCATAAGGCAAAAGAAACTAAACTATGGTCTGAGATTGTTTGACATGATGAAGGAGAATGGATGTGACCCTGATGAGTACACGTACACCGAAATGATATATGGGTGCTGCGAAGGGGAGAAATTGGAACTAGCGTCTTCTCTTTTCCACGAGATGACTGAACGGGGTTTGTGTCCTAATGAATTTACCTTTACCACTTTGATTGATGGTCTTTGCAAGATCGGAAACATAGATAAAGCCTTAGAAGTATTCAGTAAGATTAAGGCATTTGGTTGTTCTCCTGTTATTGAGTGCTTTAATGCCATTATAAGTGGTTTAGCAAAAGTAAATAGGATTAGTGATGCAGAAAAATGGTGCAGTAAAATGTCGGAGTATGGATTCTTACCTAATGTTGTCACTTACACATCATTGATTGATGGTCTATGTCAGCATGGTGGGACCAATCTTGCCTTCAAGGTGCTTGATGAGATGGAAAAGAATGATTGCCGTCCAAATTTGCATACTTACAGTATACTTGTACATGGTTTGTGCCAAGAAGGAAAAGTCGAATGCGCAGAAGGTTTGTTTGAAGAAATGCAAAAGAAAGGAATATCTCCCGATGTAGTGGCATTTACCACTCTTATAGATGGTTTTGTTATGTCGGGTAGGCTAGATCATGCCTTTTTGCTTCTTCAGAAGATGTTGAAATCGAGCTGCCAACCGAATCATCGTACATTCACCGTGTTATTGAAAGGTTTGTATAAAGAAAGTTACTTGCTTGTGAACAAGGTTGCTGTCCAGAATGGTGTCAGTTGTAGTTTCCCTTTGGATGTTAAGGACATTCGAGCCCAAACAATTAGCCACTTATTAGTTAGACTCGCAGGAATTGATGGCGAACCCACTATCAGCACATACAGTACCTTAATCACTGGCTTTTGTGAAGAAGGAAAATACTATGAAGCAGATCAAGTGATAAAACATATGCAAGACAAAGAATTGCCTCTTAATTTTGACATAtataattcattattgatcgttcattgtaAAAGTTCAAGAGTCGAGCCTGCTCtagatattttaaaattgttgtCGAGTAGTGGGTTAGAACCTCCATTATCTACTTATGGGTTGATAATATCTACATTGTGTAAGCTAAATCAGATGGATGAAGCTATTTCTCTATTTAAGAATATTCTCGAGAAAAACTGGAACTCTGATGAGGTTGTTTGGAGTGTGTTGCTTGATGGGTTGGTGAAGGAAGGATATGTGGGTCCATGTGTAAAGTTCCTTCAAATTATTCAATCCAGTACTCACACTGTCAGTGTGTATACTTACAAGGTTTTGATGGAAGAAATGTCTAGAGTGGATCGATCTTCTGAAAATAATCAGCTTGTGGATGAACCAAAAGAAAGCACAGACAGTTCACCTGGGTGAGATTTTTTTTGTTCTGTGAGCCTTGGCTTATGTTTAATCAAATGGCCCGTTGGTGTTTTTGCAAGCAACGGTGATGGGGATGACAATATTTCACGGAAGTGTCTTGTTTTGCTGCTCAACTGTCTAGATAAGGTCAGCTTCACTTCAAAATCTGCTCATTTCTGTAGTTCTTTTTGAGACCCTGGCTATCTTTAACTGCTGATTTAAACTGTCTTCCGTTATGATTTAGCATATAATTTTCGAAGcccatattaatatattatactattattTATAATGTAAAGATCTTTAATGTGATTTGACATACCTTTAGAACATACCGCTGGTTTGTCAAGAGTGACATTGAAGTTTAGTTATACTATTCATTGGTTTAGATGAGTAGTGATGGTTCATATTTGTAAATGCTCCGTATCGGTGGTGTATCTTTGAATTTTGCTTTCATTTTGCAAAACCTTTGACTTATTACTTTAGAAGAAAGAGATGCTTAAAATATGAGGCTTTTAAAACTTAATTCTGGAAATAAGGCTTTTAAAACCTGAATATGAAGAGAAGCAAGACCAATCTTAACTCGCAAGtctatatatgaaaatttggGTTTGAAGTTGTTTGctgaattttgtttatttttaattgaatacTGGAAATTGCTTTGGATTTTGCAGATTGAAGACTCCCGTTGAAACGCTTTAAAGGATGCTAGCTTTTTGTTGAAGGCACGGAAGTATTTTTGTTGGTGGGTCAACCAGGATACCTTGGTACAGGATCTTCTTGGAAAGATGAAGGgaaaatacccaaaaaatacTGTCAATCCTGATATAGTAGTTGTGCGAGGTGCTGCAGTTCAGGTAAGTATCTTTGATTCTTCTCACCCTATTGATTTTATTAGCCTTTTGTATTGTAAATTTGTCCTACACTCATTCTACCCAAATTTTGTTATGCATCAGGTCGGTGTTTTGATGAGAGAAATTAGTGACATGGTGCTGCTGGAAAAAATTCGTGGTAAGCCTGGCAACCCAGCAAGCTGACCAGTAGGCTCGCTGCCTCAATATTACCAGCAAATGCTTACCAAGGTTCTAGGTCTGTGGCTAAGTTTCTGCTATACCCTAATTCCTCCTATCGGCTAGCGCTGAAGGATACTCTGcgtataagaaataaaaaatgatgGATCCTATGGTTAATCATGCATCGACTACTTTTTCTATGTATATATCGTCATGTTGTATCTTTGTAGTTCATTTAATCTCATGAATTTATCTTTGAGTAAAACTCTAAATTCTCGCCACCGTTTCCTTGTGGATTAGGGAATTGAACCTATTAGAATATGGAAACAGAATAATTAGAATATTGTAATTAGGGAAACTCTTATATTttgtaatcttttattttaagtaatcCCAGGTAGCTCCTATGTATATATACCTCATTAGAATTATTGGTTGAATATACAGAAATATGGGACACAAGATTGAAACCCCAAAACCGTGTTCTACTTTGTCAGAGCAGCAACGATTTTGAATCGTTTTTGCAGCTTCATCATCTACCTTACCTGTGACAGAAAAACCAAAAATGGAGAAAGATTCCAAAACCATTATAGCACCAAATCAGCCCGTGACAATGGGACAGTTCTTGCAACTATTTCAAAAGTTAAACCCCAACAAACTACTCACTAAACCCGTAGCTAATACTCAAACCCGCACATATATCCGAAAAATTGACAAACCAGAACTATACCAAATGGTCTAGGCTTGGCCATTAGTGGTCATGGTCGGCTCAATCACATCACTGTCGATCCACCATCCAAAAACGACTCAGAGTACAACCAATGGACTCGATACGACTCAATTGTCATTTCATGGATACCGGAGAACATAGACACTGACTTGGTAAATCAATTTCTTGATTTTCCAACAGCCAAGGCCCTATGGTTAGGGATCGAGACATATACAGTAACGGAAGAGATGGCCTACAGATCTTTGATCTCATggtcaaaacaaacaaaatccaGTGAGGAATCGAACCCATTGAGACTTACTACTTTAAGTTAATCACACTGTGAAAGAAATCGATAGAAGGCAACCAAACCCAATGAAAGATCCAAATGATATTATCATTTACAACCGGTTAACACAACAAAACTGGTTGTATCAATTTTTAGCAGGGATTGATGAGCCCTTTGACAAAGATAGAAGAGACTTACTCCTCCAAGACCCTCTTTCCACAGTGGAGGAAGCTTATGCAAGCATCCGACGAGAAAAAATGAGGCGAGGTATCAGGAAAAAAGAGCCTTCGTCAGATCTAGACTCGTTGGGCATAGAAGGAGGATTTTCTGTGAAAGGGAAGACTTACCGGAAAGATGATGACAAAAGCCACCTTAGATGCACTCATTGTGGTGGTACAGGACACACCAAAAGTGAATGCTTCAAATTGGTGGGCTACCCTGAGTGGTGGCCGAATGCGAAGAAGAACGGGACCAGAGGGACAACAAAAATTTCCAACAACAGAACCGGCAGGGTTGCCATAGGGCTCAGCATAGATGGTCACGTGTCCCTTAAGAAAAGTGACCTTTCTCCTTCTTTTAGTAATGCTTTGTCTATTTTCAGAGGTGGTTGGATTTTCGACTGTGGGGCCACGGACACCATGTCCTACGACCCTAATGACTTCGTGACCCATGATAAAcagattaaaatattattaaaactgCTAACGGGGAAGGAATTAAAGTGGAAGGAGCCGTGACTATTTCCTTTACTGAAAATCTCACAttgaaaaattgtttgtttgttcCCGATCTCTCTCATAAATTGTTGTCTGTCAGTCAACATACGAGAGATTTCGATTGTACTGTTCTCATGAAACCAAGttgttgtattgtgcaggatgctcagacaggaCAAACTATAGGGCGTGGTATTGAGAGAGGTGGACTGTACTACTTGGAAGAAGAGGTTAAAAAGGGCAAAGCAGTTCTTGTTCACGGGTCTGAGGAAAGGCAACTATGGACTTGGCATTGTCGGCTCGGACATCCATCTGTAGGGTATCTAGAGAAACTTTTTCCTACTTTAGCAAGgattaaattagattttaagtGTGATACTTGTGTTCTTGCAAAGATTCACAAACATTTGTATCCTAGTAGTATGAATAAAACCAATGTTCTTTTTATGCTTATTCATTCGGATGTTTTGGGTCCTGCTCCTGTAGTAGGAATGCATGGTTTTTCCTATTATGTtatgtttattgatgattgtatcCGTGTGAgttgaatttattttcttaaacataaATCTGAGGTGTTTAAGGTGTTTGTTGATTTTTACAACATGATTTGTACCCAATTCCAAACCCAGGCCCGTATATTTAAACTGATAATGGTAGAGAATACATTAACTCAGACATGCATCAATTTCTCACCACTAAAGGCTTAACTCTTCAAACCTCTTGTCCTGATACACCCCAACAGAATGGTGTAGCTGAACGGTAAAACAGAAGATTGCTTGAAATGACTCGTGCTATCATGCTTGAATCCCATGTTTCCACTTTCCTTTGGCCAAAAGCAGTCGCCACAGCAAACTACCTCACCAATCGTCTTCCCATAAAAAGCCTTAACTATCACACACCTTTAAagaccctaaagaatcacaacTTGCTACCATTTGCACATTCCTTACCCCCTAGAATTTTTGGTTGCACAGTTTTTGTTCATTATCCCAAATGGGTACGAAATAAATTGGAGCCAAGAGCAGttaaatgtatttttgttggGTACGGAAGAAATCAAAAAGGGTACAGATGGTACGATCCTCAAGCTCGAAAGGTGTATACTACCATGGATTGTGAATTTATTGAGAAAGAGTTCTACTACCACCATCTTCGATGTCAGGGGGAGAAGCAAGATGATGATCTCAGATGGTTAACTAGTCCATGGTTTTCCAATCTAGACCTAACAGAACAAGTAGGCAATGCTACAGAACCACCTCATCAGGCTGTTCAGTCCACACCTCTACTAGTCTTGTCTGAGCTTCAGGTGAGCAATTTGGAAGGTGAACTTGAAGCCGTTGATACTAGTGTTGTTGATTCTTTGACTGAGGATGTATTTGCGGAAGAAAAGTGTGGAAGCAGATAATCATGAATGTCAGGGTACTGAGAAACATCATATGTGTTACCACCTCGCACCACACGAGGTATTCCTCCAAAGAGGTATGATCCAGATTATGAGGCCAGACGATCTAGATATCCTATCGAATCACCAGGCAAGGGGAATATGTCACAGAGTGCCTTGGCGTTCAATACAGCATTGTATGCAACCAAAGTTCCAACCACTGTTGAAGAAGCCTTAGCAGATGGGTGTTTACGATCAAGTACAAAGCAGATGGCACAATCGAAAGATACAAAGCTCGTCTTGTGGCAAAGAGGTACACTCAGACTTATGGGGTTGACTACTCAAAAAATTTTTCTCCGGTCGCCAAACTTGATACAATCCGAATTTTGTTTAGTGTAGCAGTAAATTTAGACTGGCCTCTTCATCAGTTCGACGTGAAGAATGCTTTCCTTCATAGGGAGTTACAGGAAGAGATATACATGGAGCACCACCAGGGTTCATTTCAGAGTTCTCAGAAAATGAAGGTTGCAGACTGAAAAAGGCACTGTATGGTTTGAAACAGTCTCCTAGGGCATGGTTTGGAAGGTTTACATCTGCTATGAGAAGATTTGGGTACAGATAGAGTAACTCCGATCACACCTTGTTCCTTAAAATAAGAGGAGGAAAAATAGCATGTCTTATAatctatgttgatgacatgatcattaccGGGGATGACAAAGAAGAAATCGAGAATCTCAAAAGCAAGTTGTTCCGAGAATTTAAGATGAAGGATCTTGGAAGACTTAAATATTTCTTGGGAATTGAAGTTCTTAGATCAAACAGAGGAATCTTCATATCTCAAAAGAAATATGTTCTGAATTTGTTAGCTGAGACAGGGATGTTAGATTGTAAGCCCATCGAGACACCAATGATGATGAACCACGGACTACAGATGCATGAAGGAGGGGAACCAACTGATCATATGCAGTACCAACGATTGGTAAGGAAACTGATTTACTTAGCTCATACAAGACCCGACATCGCATACGCACTAGGAGTAGTTAGTCAGTTCATGCACAAACCATAGGTTCAACATGTGGAAGCAGTCTTTCGAATTTTAAGATACCTCAAAGGATCCCCAGGAAGAGGAGTCTTATACCAAAAGAACGGTCATCTAAATCTTGTGGC
The Amaranthus tricolor cultivar Red isolate AtriRed21 chromosome 11, ASM2621246v1, whole genome shotgun sequence DNA segment above includes these coding regions:
- the LOC130827208 gene encoding pentatricopeptide repeat-containing protein At5g65560-like, which codes for MVKLLKTPYFLQLFKVYSLLGTFHFHPFSSKSSISSIKSSLGSLQHSKDALVLRVCEILCDHRWTCSSELIDLSPKLTPCVVERIINTHMDTGSVLQFFYWVSKRPFYEHDFNCCFSMLDRLTIDWNHNDANHLIILTVKACKNADELIRILDYLVDISRRRFKVTLYSFNMLLIALGKFDMVGTAFDVYKEIIYRGISPSLLTLNTLINIFCKKGKVHDAEILLSKIYQYGMLPDVFTYTSLILGHCRSHNLVGALGAYNVMLEQGCEPNSVTLSTMINGLCNAGKIDEGLRLLSEMVAKGIEPTVYTYTIPIVKLCENGRFEEASRLFGILLKRGCHTNDHTYSALISGLSRAGNAKVSIGLFNRMLRDLVVPNTVACNALIHGLCESGMIKQALKIFGWLKACGFLLNSRTYNEIINGMCSIGSLQDAMVLFGNMQRAGPPPTVSTYNILIYGFIRQKKLNYGLRLFDMMKENGCDPDEYTYTEMIYGCCEGEKLELASSLFHEMTERGLCPNEFTFTTLIDGLCKIGNIDKALEVFSKIKAFGCSPVIECFNAIISGLAKVNRISDAEKWCSKMSEYGFLPNVVTYTSLIDGLCQHGGTNLAFKVLDEMEKNDCRPNLHTYSILVHGLCQEGKVECAEGLFEEMQKKGISPDVVAFTTLIDGFVMSGRLDHAFLLLQKMLKSSCQPNHRTFTVLLKGLYKESYLLVNKVAVQNGVSCSFPLDVKDIRAQTISHLLVRLAGIDGEPTISTYSTLITGFCEEGKYYEADQVIKHMQDKELPLNFDIYNSLLIVHCKSSRVEPALDILKLLSSSGLEPPLSTYGLIISTLCKLNQMDEAISLFKNILEKNWNSDEVVWSVLLDGLVKEGYVGPCVKFLQIIQSSTHTVSVYTYKVLMEEMSRVDRSSENNQLVDEPKESTDSSPG